The genomic window GCCCCCGGCCGCGGGGGTGTCCGCCGCCCGACCCGGCCCGGACGTGCCCGGCTCGTACTTGCGCAGCCGCGGGGTCGGGGCGGCAGCCGGCGCCGGGGGCTCGTCGGCGAGCTCCTTGACCTCCTCCAGGTCCGTCTCCCCCTCGAAGACCGGTGTCTTCGGCCGCCGGCCGCCGACGCCGGGGGCGCCGGACGCCTCCTGCGCGGGCGTGCTGAGCCCGTAGTGCAGATACAGCTCCTGCTCCTGGACGAGGTCGAGGTGCTGTTCCGCCTCCATCCGGGGCGCGGTGCGCACGGCCTCGGTCGTGCACGCCAGGTCCAGTACGCCCTCCCGGGTGTGGGTGGCGCCCTCCAGCGGGACGAACGTGTCGCCGCTGCCCTCGCCGTGCTCGACGGTCCGCACCGTCACCCACTCGGGGCGGCGCCCCATGTCGTCCACGTAGACGTCGCTGACGGCGCCGATCGGCCTGCCGTCCCGGCCGTAGGCGGTCAGCCGCCTGAGTGCCTCGGGGTCCGCGAAGACGTCCTCGGTCATGAGCGGGTCACTCCTCTGCGGAAGGGGCACGGCCGGCTGCCGCACCACCCGACACCCTCCCACCGGCGCCGCGGTGCCGCCCGGCGGGCTACGGCAGGCGGGAGACCTGGTAGTGCCGGAGATACCACTCGCCCTTCGAGCGCGTCAGCACCACGCCGAGGCTGACGCTCAGCGTGTCCCGGTCGGTGAAGGAGAAGTCGACGTCCAGATAGCCGAGCACGATGTCGTCGGCGAGGCGCCTGGTCTCCCGGACGCGATACGCGGCGGACATCCCGCGCGGCTGGGACTCGTAGTAGTCGGCGACGCCTCGCCGGCCCACGCTGAAGGGGTGCAGTCCCTGGAAGACCGCGTCCTCGGTGAAGAGGGACGCGACCTGTCCCGGCTCGTGCGCGTCGACGGCTGCCTTCCATCGGTCGAGCACGCCGCGCAGGATCGCCTCGGTCTCGGTACTGCCGTTCATCACACTTCTCCTGTCCGGTGGGTCCGGTGGGTCTGGTAGGTCCGGTGGGAAGCCGGACGGGCGGACCACCCGGTGCGGGTACCGGGTGGCCGCAGGGGACGCCGGCCACCCGGCCGGCCGGCCGCGGGCCGGTCGCCCGCGGGGGTCAGTGGCCCGCGCTCACACCGCCGTCGACGTGCAGGATCGCGCCGGTGACGAACGGGGCGTTCTCCAGGTAGATCACCGCTTCCGCGACGTCGCTCTCCTCCCCGAGCCGGCCGACCGGCTGGAGTGCGGCGAGGTGTTCATGCGTCTCCTCGGGGTGCATGGGCGTCCTGATGGTGCCCGGCGAGACGGCGTTGCTGCGGATGCCGCGGGTGGCGTACTCGATGGCCAGGGACTTGGTGGCGGACTGGATCCCGCCCTTGGTCAGCGAGGCCAGCACGGAGGGGGCCCGGGTGTCGGCGTTGTCGACCAGGCTGGTGGTGATGTTCACGATGTGGCCGGCGCCCTGGGTGAGCATCTGCTCGATGGCCAGCTGGGTGATGCGGAAGAAGCCGCCGAGGTTCACACCGATCACGGCGGCGTAGTCGTCCGGGGTGTAGTCGGTGTAGGGCTTGGCGACGAAGAGACCGGCGTTGTTGACCAGGGTGTCGATGCGGCCGAAGCGCTCCAGGCCGGCGGCGATGACGCGCTCGGCGGTGGCGGGGTCGGCGATGTCGCCCCGGACGGTGAGCAGGTCCGGGTCGTCGGAGGGGGCGATGGTGCGCGAGGTGGCGACGACGGCGTAGCCGAGCTTGCGGTAGGCGTCGGTTATCGCAGCGCCGAGGCCCTGCGAAGCACCGGTGACGACTGCGACCTTCTGGTTCTGGGAGTTCATGGCGACCTTCGTTGGGAGGGGCGAGGAGGTGTCGTCCGAGGTGACTAGCCGACCGGTCGACTATTTGATTATGCGAGACGGCGGGGCGCGATTCCAAGCCGAGAGGGGCCTGGGGCCGGGACCGGCTGGCTCCCGACTGGGAGGCAGAACCTCCCAGCCGGTCACATCAGCGGTGCGGGTCGGCGGCAGGCAGCCAGACGTCCTGGTGGTGGATCCCGAGGTCACCGACGCCGTCGCACAGCGCGTCGGCGGCGGCCAGCACCGCGGCCCGCTGCTCGTCGCGACGGCGGACCAGGGACCAGGTCCACACCACCCGCGGCGCGACAACCGGGCGCCGGACCAGGTCGGGCGGCAGCGGGGCGGTCTGCCCCTTGGGCGAGTTGATGACCGGGCGGCCGCTGCGACGGACGTGGTCGAAGAAGGCGGGGCCGGTGATGCCGCCGTCGGAGATACGGACGGCGCGGGCACCGGTGCTGCGGGCCAGCTCTTCCGCGTAGGCGTTCCACGACGACCACGACGTGGTGTCGGCGTCCAGCAGCACCGCGGTGTCCCGGGCGGCCACCTCGCCGGTGTCGGCGCCGGTGGCGACGGCGTGCAGCCGGTCGGCGCCGAGCAGCCCGGCGCTCAAACCCAGCCGCTCCAGGTCGCCGGTCCGCACCCAGCAGACCGCCAGGTCGAGACCGCCGTCGGCGACCCGGGCGGCCTGGGCGTGCGAAGGGGCGATCCAGGCGTCGGTGTGGACGTCGGCCACCGCGGACGTCCGCGCGCCGAGGTCGGCGGGGACCCAGTTGACGTAGCCGAGCCGGACCGGCTCGGAGCCCGCGAGGCGACGTGCGCGGCGCCGCAGGTCGTCGGCCTGCTCCAGCAGGGCGCGGGTGTGGGACAGCAGGTCGGAACCGGCCGGGGTGAGCGCCACGGAACGGCGGTCGCGGTCGAACAGCCGGACCCCCAGGTCGCGTTCGAGCGCCTTGATCTGCTGGGACAGCGACGGTCCCGCGATCAGGAGCCGTGCCGCGGCCCGGCCGAAGTTCAGCTCCTCGGCCACCGCGACGAAGTAACGAAGTTGGCGCAGCTCCACGCCCGCATGCTATGTCGCCGCCGGGCGGATCCGCCCGGCGGACAGGCGGCAGGTCGTGGCGCCGAGCCGATGGCTCAGAGCGCCGCCGGGGTCTCTTCCGGAATCCGGGCGCCCAGGATGGCGAGGCAGTTCCGCCACAGCACCGTGAGCTGGCTGCTGTCGTTGTACAGCTTGGCGAAGAGCACCTGGCCCTCCAGTTGCGCGACGACCGCCCGGGCGGCGTCCCGGGGGTCGGCGACGGCGACCTCCCCGCGCTGCCCGGCCTCGGCGATGACCTCGGCGAGCAGGTCGACCTGGGCGTCGAAGATCTGCTGCAGGCGCCCGCGGACCGCTTCGGTCTGGTTGCTCAGCTCCAGGGTCAGATTCCCGAACACGCACCCCGAGACGGTGCCGCAGCTCTGCTGCCCGGCGCGCTGCTCGGCCTCGGTCTCCTCGAACAGCCGGCGCAGCCGCTGGAGCGGGTCGGCGTCGCTGTGCAGGATGCGGGTCCACTCCCGGCCCTGCAGGGCCCAGTGCTCGTCGAGCACGGCCAGGCCGAGCGCCTCCTTCGACTCGAAGAAGTAGTAGAAGCTGCCTTTCGGCACGCCCGCGGCCTTGCAGATCTCGGCGGTGCCCAGCGCGGAGTAGCCGCGCTGCTCCATCAGCGAGCGCGCGGCCCCGAGGATGTTCTCCCTGGCATTGCTGGTACGTCCCACGGGTCCACTATACGACCGATCGACTACCTGCCCGCCGGGCCGCCGTGCGCGGCCCCCGGACGCCCCCGCCCCCGCTCACACGGGCGGCTCGGTGCCCGCCTGCTCGCTCACCATGAAGCGCGCGTACCAGTCGGGCCAGTCCGGGTCCTCCTTGCCGGTGCGCGCCTCGTGCTTGCCGTGGGCCGCCGCCGCGCGGCGCATCGCGCCCGCCAGGTCCTCCGCGGAGGCGAAGGCCGTGGTCGCGCTGTCCAGCCGTCCGGGGAGCCGGGCGGTGATCTCCTGCAGCACCCAGCCGTTGCCGTCCGGGTCGCTGAACGACAGGAAGGAGCCGTAGCTGCCGCGGTCCGGATCGACGCCCGGCACCCGGGCGTCGGTCCCGGCGTGGTGGAAGACGCCCCCGGCGTCGTGGAAGACGTCGCTCGGCTCCGCGCCGCGCTGCTTCAGCTCCTCGTGGGCGGCCTCGATGTCGTCGACCACCAGGTGCAGGCCCTGCGCCGTACCCGGCGCCTGGGAGGCGATCGCGGTGCCGAAGATGACCGAGGCCGGCGAGCCCGGCGGGGTGAGCTGCACGACGCGGAAGTTCTCGTCGGGGGCCACGTCCGCGTCGAGCCGCCAGCCCAGCGCCGTGTAGAAGTTCTTCGCCCGGTCGACATCGGACACCGGGACCACGACGACTTCGAGTTTCATATCCATGGGTGTGTGTGCCTCCCGCGTCTCGATGGCCTGCCGGCACGACCGGGCGGGCAGCCGGGATCGGCTCCGCGCCGTGCGGGCGAGCGTGCAGGAATCCGTCACCTCACCGTAGGCACGCCGTCCGCCGGGTGCACGCCGACGGCTGCCCCGCTCCGACATCCGTGACCCGGCAGGCGGAGCGCGCCGGGAAGTCGGAGGTCAGCCGGGAGGCACCAGCCGTCCGCGGGCCGCACGGTGTGCGAGGCGGTCCGCGCGATGGGACGCTTGCACAGTGCCCTGTGGGCCGAGGCGCGTATCGCAGGACCCGGCCCGGTCCATCCGCACGGCAGGAGGAAGGGTCATGATCTGTGTGATGCGTCCGCTTCTGCACGGCGCCGCGGCCGGAGCCGCTGGTACGACCGCGCTCAACATCGTCAGCTACGCCGACATCGCGCTGCGGGCCAGGCCCGCGAGCACCACGCCCGAGGTCACCGTGCGCAAACTCGCCGAGAAGCTGCATGTGCGGATCCCCGGTGAGGGGAAGGCCCTGGACAACCGGATCGCCGGCCTGGCTCCGATGACCGGATACGCCAGCGGTCTGGCCATGGGGGCGGCGCTCGCGCTGGCCCGCAGCGCCGGCTGGCGCCCGTCGGTGGCCGGCGAGTACACGGTGGCCGTGGTCGGCGCCATGATCGGCACGAACGGCCCGATGACGGTCCTTGGCGTCACCGATCCGCGGACCTGGTCGGTCTCGGACTGGATCTCCGACGTGGTCCCCCACCTTGCCTACGCGCTGGTGACGACCGCGCTGGTCGACTGGCTGTACGGGGCGCCCCGCGGCTGAGCCGCCGGGCCCGGTAGGAGCCCCCGGTCGTCAGCGGCGGTCGGCGCGATGGGCCGGCCACCAGCGCGGGCCGATCCTGGCGGCCGCCTCCACCGGGTCCACCGGCCCGCCGTCACCGCTCGCCCCCGGCGGCCGCTCCCCCGCAGTCGCCGCCTCCGGCGCCCGCACGCCTTCCGGGCTGACGCCGTGGTGGAGCTGCCGCCCGACCAGCGCGCCGCCGAAGATGACGAACCCCACCCCGATCAGCCAGCTCTGCACCATCAGCACGGTGCCGACCGGGCCGTACGTCACCGCGCTGGTCAGTATCAGCGGCGACAGCACGAGCACCGAGAAGATCCGCAGGCCCACCAGGCCCACCATGGTGCACACCGCCCCGGTGAGGGCGGGTCGCGCCGGCACCCGGTTGCCGAGCAGGAAGCGCTGGCCCCACCAGAAGAAGAGCACCCCACAGGCGAGGGTGAAGGCGATCCGCAGGGCGGTGGGCACCGTGCCGCCGTCCAGCACCGTGCCGCTGCGCGCTTCCACGAAGAGGTAGCCGGTCAGCACCGCGAGCCACACCGCCCGCCGCCAGGCGGCGTGCCAGCGGTCGGCCGGCAGGTCCCAGATCCGCTCGTAGCCGGTCGCCACGCTCGCCGCGAAGGACAGCCCGAACACCGCGAGCGCCGCCAGGCTCAGCGCGCTGGTGGTGCTCAGCACCTTGCCGGGGGTGGAAAAGAGCCGCCGCACGGTCTGCGCCGGCCCCGCCGACAGCCCCATGCCGTCCACGATCCACTGCGCGAAGCCGCCGCGCTCGTACGGCACCGCCGCCGCCACCACGATCAGCAACGGCATCAGCGTCACCAGGCCGAGCGCCGCGAAGCCCATCGACCGGTGCATCAGCTCCATCTCCGCGCCCTGCTGCCAGATCCGGCCCGGTACCGACCGCCGCCAGGCCGCCGTGACCCGGCCCTCCCTTCCGGCCATGCCCCGCCACCTCCCGCGGTGCGGATACCCGCCGGAACGGCCCGTACGCGGCGGCTTCCGGCCGCCCTCGGGGCCTCGTACGCACTGCGGATCGCAACCGGCACACATAAGGCGCCCGCCGCGGGGCAGCCGACTTCCGAGAGCGAGCGAGAGGAGTGAGGTCATGAGCGACAGCGACAAGACCCGGGCCAAGACCGAGCAGGCCACCGGCAAGATCAAGGAAACGGTCGGCCGAGCCGCCGGAGACGAGGACCTCGAAGCTGAGGGCCGCGGCGACCAGGCCAAGGGCGACCTGCGCCAGGCGGGCGAGAAGGTCAAGGACGCGGTGAAGCGGATCCACAAGGACTGACGCCGCGCTCACCGGCCCGCACCAGAGACTCCCCGCGACCCCCGGGACGCGGGGAGTCGCCCTGTCCCGGCCCGGCCGCCCGGCGCCCGGGCGGCGCTCGGTACCGTCGGCTCGCGGGCCCGTGGACACTGGGCGTCATGAGCGACCTCCCGCGAACTCCGCCGCCCACCCCGCGACTTGCCTTCCGGCAGATGACCGAGGACGACCTCGACGACATGGCCGCGCTGCTGGGCGATCCGGACGTGATGCGCTACTACCCCCGTCCGAAGACCCGCGAGGAAGCGCTGGGCTGGATCGACTGGAACCGGCGCAACTACCGGGACGAGGGGTTCGGCCTCTGGCTGGTCACCCGACGCGACACCGGCGAGTTCGTCGGCGACTGCGGGCTGACGCCGCAGGAGATCGAGGGGGTCACCGACGTCGAGGTCGGCTATCACGTACGGGCCGGCCTGCAGGGGCAGGGCTACGCCACCGAGGCCGCCGCCGCGTGCCGCGACCACGCCCGCAACGTCCTCGGCATGCGGCGCCTCATCGCGATCATCCGGCCGGCCAACCTGCCGTCGCAGCGGGTCGCGGAGAAGATCGGCCTGCCCTTCGAACGCGAGGCGGTCTCCCGCTCGGGCCTGCCGGTCCGGGTCCACGCCACGGCCCTGTGACGTGCGGCGGCCCGGTCACCGCGAGCCGTGGCCGGCCCCGAACCGTGATCAGCGCGGAGCCGGCGTCAGCGCCGAGCCGTGGTCAGCGCAGCACCATGGTCAGCCGGACCGTGGTGCCGCGCTCTCGGGTGGAGCGGATCTGGACCAGGTCGCAGAGCTGGTGCACCAGCCACAGGCCCCGGCCGCCGTTCTGGTCGGGGGTCGGGCGCGAGCGGCCCACCAGCGGGTCGCTGATGTGGCCGCTGTCGTGGAACTCGCAGACGAGCAGATCGCCCTCGCCCCAGGTCCGCAGGGTGCCGGAGCCGCCGCCGTGCCGGATGCTGTTGGCGGCGACCTCGGTCACCGCCACCAGCAGCTCCTGCAACCGCGCGCCCCGCAGACCGCACGAGGTGGCGCATTCCGAGACCATGCCGCGGACGGCCGCGAGCGCGCCGGCGCCGTAGACCATGGTCTGGTTGGGATCGCAGGCCGGGCTGAGCTCGTCGAAGCGGAAGGGCTCGTCGGAGAAGGCCGGGTTGTCGCCGTGCAGGCCGTCGGCCAGCTGGAAGGGGTGGCACATCCGGGCCGCCTCCAGCTCGCCGGCCTCGACGGTGCTGAGGTCGTAGGGACACAGCAGCCACCACGCCGGCGACTGGGCGAAGGTCAGGTTCAGCAGCCACTCGTGGTAGCGCAGCTCGCCGCGCTCGGCCGGTGTGGCCTTGTCCCACGGGGACTCGCTGATGCCGCGTACGGGCAGGCCGTCGCTGACGCTCTTGGCGATCCAGTCCTGCCAGGCGGGGATGAGCCGCGCGGGATTGCGTCCCAGGGCGCCGGTGTCCACGAACGACACCTGGCGCTCCATGTCCCCGCTGTCGAGCGCGTCACGCAGCATGCCCTGCTTGTCGTCACCGACCGCGACGAGCACTGTCTCGTCGGCGGCCAGCGCGTCCTGGATGAAGGACACCGCTCCCCGCAGGAAGCCGGAGTCGCCGTGGTAGGCGTAGAGCTCATGGCGGAAGCCGGGCGTCCCGGAGACGCCGGGCGAGATGGTGCGGGGCGGGGTCACGGCACCAGCTCCGCGGGGACGGCGGGGTCGTCGAAGCCGAGCAATTCCCAGCACCTTCGCACGGTGGGGTTGGCACGTTCGAGCAGGACTTTGCGGCCGGGCAGCGTCGCGGCGACCTCGGCGAGGGTCTGCATGCCGACGGCGTCCATCAGCTGCAGGCCGTCGCAGCGCAGCCGCAGGGTCGCGGTGGTCCGCAGCAGCCCCGTGACGGCGGTACGGAAGGCGCCGGCGCCGTCCGCGTCGACCACGCCGCTCACGCTCCAGCAGTCCATCGCGTCGTTGAACATCTGGAAGGAAGGCGCCATCGCGGGGTGACCCGTGAAATGAGGATGCACGCTCGCCGCC from Streptomyces sp. NBC_01198 includes these protein-coding regions:
- a CDS encoding LysR family transcriptional regulator — encoded protein: MELRQLRYFVAVAEELNFGRAAARLLIAGPSLSQQIKALERDLGVRLFDRDRRSVALTPAGSDLLSHTRALLEQADDLRRRARRLAGSEPVRLGYVNWVPADLGARTSAVADVHTDAWIAPSHAQAARVADGGLDLAVCWVRTGDLERLGLSAGLLGADRLHAVATGADTGEVAARDTAVLLDADTTSWSSWNAYAEELARSTGARAVRISDGGITGPAFFDHVRRSGRPVINSPKGQTAPLPPDLVRRPVVAPRVVWTWSLVRRRDEQRAAVLAAADALCDGVGDLGIHHQDVWLPAADPHR
- a CDS encoding GNAT family N-acetyltransferase, giving the protein MSDLPRTPPPTPRLAFRQMTEDDLDDMAALLGDPDVMRYYPRPKTREEALGWIDWNRRNYRDEGFGLWLVTRRDTGEFVGDCGLTPQEIEGVTDVEVGYHVRAGLQGQGYATEAAAACRDHARNVLGMRRLIAIIRPANLPSQRVAEKIGLPFEREAVSRSGLPVRVHATAL
- a CDS encoding VOC family protein yields the protein MKLEVVVVPVSDVDRAKNFYTALGWRLDADVAPDENFRVVQLTPPGSPASVIFGTAIASQAPGTAQGLHLVVDDIEAAHEELKQRGAEPSDVFHDAGGVFHHAGTDARVPGVDPDRGSYGSFLSFSDPDGNGWVLQEITARLPGRLDSATTAFASAEDLAGAMRRAAAAHGKHEARTGKEDPDWPDWYARFMVSEQAGTEPPV
- a CDS encoding SgcJ/EcaC family oxidoreductase encodes the protein MNGSTETEAILRGVLDRWKAAVDAHEPGQVASLFTEDAVFQGLHPFSVGRRGVADYYESQPRGMSAAYRVRETRRLADDIVLGYLDVDFSFTDRDTLSVSLGVVLTRSKGEWYLRHYQVSRLP
- a CDS encoding SDR family NAD(P)-dependent oxidoreductase; this encodes MNSQNQKVAVVTGASQGLGAAITDAYRKLGYAVVATSRTIAPSDDPDLLTVRGDIADPATAERVIAAGLERFGRIDTLVNNAGLFVAKPYTDYTPDDYAAVIGVNLGGFFRITQLAIEQMLTQGAGHIVNITTSLVDNADTRAPSVLASLTKGGIQSATKSLAIEYATRGIRSNAVSPGTIRTPMHPEETHEHLAALQPVGRLGEESDVAEAVIYLENAPFVTGAILHVDGGVSAGH
- a CDS encoding PRC-barrel domain-containing protein; translation: MTEDVFADPEALRRLTAYGRDGRPIGAVSDVYVDDMGRRPEWVTVRTVEHGEGSGDTFVPLEGATHTREGVLDLACTTEAVRTAPRMEAEQHLDLVQEQELYLHYGLSTPAQEASGAPGVGGRRPKTPVFEGETDLEEVKELADEPPAPAAAPTPRLRKYEPGTSGPGRAADTPAAGGAHRASGAEEGEGRD
- a CDS encoding sensor histidine kinase, which codes for MTPPRTISPGVSGTPGFRHELYAYHGDSGFLRGAVSFIQDALAADETVLVAVGDDKQGMLRDALDSGDMERQVSFVDTGALGRNPARLIPAWQDWIAKSVSDGLPVRGISESPWDKATPAERGELRYHEWLLNLTFAQSPAWWLLCPYDLSTVEAGELEAARMCHPFQLADGLHGDNPAFSDEPFRFDELSPACDPNQTMVYGAGALAAVRGMVSECATSCGLRGARLQELLVAVTEVAANSIRHGGGSGTLRTWGEGDLLVCEFHDSGHISDPLVGRSRPTPDQNGGRGLWLVHQLCDLVQIRSTRERGTTVRLTMVLR
- a CDS encoding CsbD family protein codes for the protein MSDSDKTRAKTEQATGKIKETVGRAAGDEDLEAEGRGDQAKGDLRQAGEKVKDAVKRIHKD
- a CDS encoding TetR/AcrR family transcriptional regulator, whose protein sequence is MGRTSNARENILGAARSLMEQRGYSALGTAEICKAAGVPKGSFYYFFESKEALGLAVLDEHWALQGREWTRILHSDADPLQRLRRLFEETEAEQRAGQQSCGTVSGCVFGNLTLELSNQTEAVRGRLQQIFDAQVDLLAEVIAEAGQRGEVAVADPRDAARAVVAQLEGQVLFAKLYNDSSQLTVLWRNCLAILGARIPEETPAAL
- a CDS encoding ribonuclease BN, with amino-acid sequence MAGREGRVTAAWRRSVPGRIWQQGAEMELMHRSMGFAALGLVTLMPLLIVVAAAVPYERGGFAQWIVDGMGLSAGPAQTVRRLFSTPGKVLSTTSALSLAALAVFGLSFAASVATGYERIWDLPADRWHAAWRRAVWLAVLTGYLFVEARSGTVLDGGTVPTALRIAFTLACGVLFFWWGQRFLLGNRVPARPALTGAVCTMVGLVGLRIFSVLVLSPLILTSAVTYGPVGTVLMVQSWLIGVGFVIFGGALVGRQLHHGVSPEGVRAPEAATAGERPPGASGDGGPVDPVEAAARIGPRWWPAHRADRR